From the genome of Glycine soja cultivar W05 chromosome 14, ASM419377v2, whole genome shotgun sequence:
aataaagacataaaaggaATAAGGAAGGGGAATGAACTCACCTATGACAGAGACACAATTCGAGAGTAAATGTTGTCACATAATTTGAGTCTTTTTAAGAACTAGTTCTCGTTTTAGTTCATAGTTcagttaattgttaatttagaAGCAATTCAggtttttgaaattgaaaaaaattcaattattttttatcagttGAATTTAGTTTAGTGTCAGTTTAGTTTAATTCAGTTTTTTTCCCACCCCTTCCGTTGGTACCAAAGGTGTGTACATACGAAGAACGTTCACCAACTTATTTACTCTCAACCAGTCATGCATTTTCCTATCTATTATAACTATCAAGGAACATGGTTATAACACATTTTATGGCTCTGACAACACATAAATATAGCATAACCACATACTCATAACATAAGTATTGTTATCCAAAACCAATGAGTATGGTATAATTACAACGTGACAAGCATAGTTAAGACCCCCACACTTCTCTTCACCTCCTATCCTTCATGCTGCATTAATTGTTAGCCACGTCCAATCCCATGTGAGGTGCAATCTATGCAAAATTTGTACCACCACATACTTCCTCATCCATGCATTCCTTTGCCCAGGGAGACCGTGCTCATCCTCTGCATCCACCAACACCAACCTGCACACACACGAGACATTTTACCAAGCATATACACCTGGGTTCACACTCCATTGTTCATATGAGTAAGAGAAAGAGGGATCCAAATTCTTTAGTCATAACCACACATGAACAAGATCTCCTACATAGTGTTGTGCATCACCAGGCAGTGCTATGTTGAGTTTGATCAACGTATAACAACTTTTCCAAAATACCCTCGGCTCTCGTGCAAGTGCAACAAAACAAAGTATGAGCTACAATCTCTTCATAGTATTTGCAGAGCAGGCAAATAAAATCATCAAGTCCAGCatccatatttcttttggaTAAATTATCTCCACTTGGTAGCCAGTTTCTAACAAgtctacaaagaaaaaaatttattttcagagGTACTTTTAGATTCAAGGTATGAGCCAAGACATCATCCTTGGTGGGAGCCAAGTGGCAATCACAGAGGGTCAAATAAGTAACTTTAGCCGAATATGTCCCAGCTTGATTGAGCACCCACTTCCATGAATCCAGCTTATTCCTTTGTAAGGAaactcactactaaaaaattacttttttatgacgcacattctaagacggttatacataaccgccttagaatgtcaAGCGCAGGcagttttataatattaagaagaataattttttttatgacacacattctaagacggttttacggaaccgccttagaatgtactAGGGGAACGTAAACAACGCCgggtttatatataaaaacgtTGTTTTTGTTCACTGTCTCGTGTACTTTAATTTGAAATCCCTAGCCTCGCTCCTTTGAAAGCCCTTTCATTTCTCCCTCCACTCTCTCGCGCTTCCTTTGACTCATGCCCACGCTTGAATCTGTAGCCAGCATAGGCCTTCTTTTTTCCCTCTTCCTTGTGGGTCTGGAGCTTGATCTCCACTCCATTCGCTGGAGCGGTCGAAAAGCATTCTGCATCGTCCCCGTCGGGATCTCTCTTCCTTTCATATGCGGCATCGGCGTTGCCGTCATCCTCCGCAAAATTGTGGACGGCGCTGACAAAGCCAGGTTCCTGCAGTTCCTTGTCTTCATGGGAGTCGCCCTTTCCATCATCGCATTCCCTATGCTCATGCGCATCATAGCGGAGCTCAAGCTCCTCACCACGCGCATGGGAGAGACCGCCATGGCCGCGGTGGCGTTCAACGATGTCGTCGCATGGATCCTACTCGCCCTCGCGGGAGATGGCGGAGGACACAAGATCCCCCTCGTGTTCGTCTGGGTTCTCCTCTCCGGCCTCGGGTTTGTCGTCTTCATGATTGTGGTTATTCAACCCGTGATGAAGGTTGTCTCTTGTAAGGGCGAAAACGACACCGTTGATGAGATTTATGTCTGTTTAACATTGGCGGGGGTGCTAGTGTACGATTTCGTAACTGACCTTATAGGGATTCATTCTATATTCGGGGCTTTTGAGTTCGGGTTAACGGTTCCAAAGAATGGGAGCTTCGTGAGGAGGTTGATGGAGAGGATCgaggattttgttttgggtttgttGCTACTGTTATACTTTGCCTCTAGCAGGTTGAAGACTGATGTAACTACTATTCATAGCGGTGCGGCGTGGGGGCTTCTTTGTCTGGTGATATTCACGGCGTGTGCTAGGAAGATTCTAGGGACTTTCATGGTGGCCATGTTTTGCATGATCCCTGCCAGAGAATCGCTCACGCTTGTTGTGCTCATGAACACCAAAGGAATGGTAGAGCTTATCCTACTCAACATTGGCAAAGAGAAAaggttcacttttttttattagaaccTTCTTTAGTTGGAAggatacttattttatttatttttattgaaatgatgatgaaatttaagttaaaaaaataaaaccttcaTATATACCTTTGGGTCAAATTTCCAGGTTGACATTGACTTTGAGAAGGAGCCAATTGGGACAGGGAAAGATGGCATGCACCATCAGGCTATTCAGTAAATGTAGCTACGACAAACGCTACCCAGGTGTGATTTGGATGCtttacaaaaacattattttaaaaaattataggctatatttttttagtggtTTTTTAATTGCAATGGGTTCCCACGTCAATGTGGCTTATCTGAGTAGAGGAAGATCAGAGTCTGTCACATTCCCCCTTCTACTTGTTTCGATGGAAATAATTTTGATGTACATTAGCTATTAGGGCAATGGAAATAGTGACATATGAAAAGCTccttatctttaattttaatatggcTTGAGCCCCTGATTTGCTATTAGCTTATTGTGTTTAGAAAGCTATAAGATCATTGAAGAAGAATGTAATAAGTAAGAAATGCTACCTTGGGTTAATTCTTAAAGATAAAAGGAGGAAGATAGTTGAATGGATGTTGAATCagtaattgtaaatatttgtcaTTGGTTGTatggaatttttttgtatgcatgaaaGATGAATATTTCCTTTGAGTTTATGTTAGGTGTGAAGGCTCTAGTTTTTTAATGACtgcttcaaatttttaatttacttagaAAATCATGTTCTTTGATTCTTCAAGGATTGTTTTTTGGTGTTCAGTGAGGCTCTAAGCATGAAAGACAGATTTCCTAAAGGTACAGTAAATGTTAGTTAGAAAGGATTTTCCATCACTGAAAGACTCCTCCAAAGGGTAGAGAACTCCAAATTATGATATCTTAAAGCTACACACCTACAAAAATTGCACATTTGAAAGCTACAAACTGTTCAGCTaaacataattttgtttaattcttatagaaatactataattaattttgaccaGAAGTATCAGTATTTTTTATGCTGGCCAAATAAATGTTGTGCTTGGCTGCAACTTCAAAACTTGGCCTTTGATATTATTTATGGATCTCCATCATAGTAGTTTTGGTATGGTATTCAATCAAGCTCTACTAAAGTTACCATTTAAGAGAATTTGCTTCAATTTATTGGTTTTTGTCTTTATAATGCAAAAGCTATTATCACATTTTGCtagctttatatttttatttttagtgatGAGTGAATTTGACAAAGTGAGATATATTAGGgtagatatattaattttaatgatcATGGCTGCAACATATTTCCCCATTTCTTCAAAATATATTGTCTAATGAGTGTGAAATTGAGTTTACTGTTATGATTTGTTTAATGTTGAGTTTCATTTTGAAACCTGGTTGTGATTGTGGTTGGTAATTGGTTTAGGGGTTTTTAGTATGAAATGTGTTCTTTATGGTGAGATtgattgaagaattttttttttatgatagtgAAATAAATGCATTGATATGTTTGGACACAAGTACTACATATTGGGCAGGTTGTCATCTGAAGTTGGATGGAGCTACTATGATACCATCAGGGTAAGTTCTTACTTTTCGAGCTTCTACTAGTTGTTCACATGGTACTACTAATATTTCAAATGTGCAATTTCTGTAAGTAATCATCATATGTCTAATATGATCTCGTCTAATTTCTTTCTGTCAATTGTGAAGGCGGTATGCATATTTGTTTTGTATATTAgtatttgtcataccctaatttcatccggggacaaTTGTTTGTCGACATGCGGATTTTTGCCGGTCATGTTGAGCAGCTTAAAGCCAATTTCCGTGTGATCCGTAAGATTTCATGATGTTTCAGaaggaaatgagaaaaaaacACTCAAAATGGGGGTGAAAAGATCAATTTAGGGGGTGTTCTTCAGCCCTGGGCCCATCTAGGCCCATTAGGAAGCTTCAACATGAAGCAACCAGCTTGCCTGGGTGAGCATGTTGCTTTTGAACAAAGCCACcggctcgcctgggtgagctgggcggcaagcttctcccttaTTTTGGCTATAAAAGGGCGTGGGAGGCTgaggggaaggggttcagcACCCTTGATAttcatatttcacttaaaattagtgaggagaagaagaaagaaggagaaaatcaaggcctaggcgcttccgtaatgcttccgtgaCCAATTTCGTGAACGTTCTTCGccattcttcgttcgttctttatCGTTCATCGATCTTCAACCGgttagttttcaatttcgaagcTTTGAATCCATTCTAtacacccttaggggtccattcttgctttgtatgttttcatcttcattcttctactttcggtattctttttctttgttttaagcgAGTTTCGACCGATTATTTGAaccgtaatctcacttaatcaatgttaaaatgaatttcgaccgatcatttgtgttgtaattttgtttaatcatcgttaaaataaaattcaaccgatcgtttacGCTGTAACCTCGATTAATCatcaaaaaataagtttcaaccggtcatttactttgaaaattctcttttaatgagttgagaaataaccaagtgaaactaaagctaaaatcaactcacaaatcaagattTTGCccgcaaaaaggtcatttgaaaccatttcaaggtccaacaccttaaacgatccttttacttttattggttaaaaccgtttaaaagtctaaaatcaacaccTCGCGTAATTTTCTTgctttctcaaagaactacgtaggtttgagttcATCATCGCAATTGatgatatgtaggagcaaaagccccacttttgttgaccccaaaagaaaaaaaaacataaaaaaggaaaaataaaataaattaaaagtcatgattttgcacatttgattaaaggctgtcgtcccttgtgacggacgcgtggggtgctaataccttccccgtgcgtaaaaacaactcctgaaccttttattcttaaaattcgtagacccacttttggtttttttcctaatgttttctttgaataaatgttggtggcgactttgcatgttttccttccttggaagatgcacccgtgagccttgcGTCGCcttcccgtcgaagggtaggttgtgacagttgTGACTCTGccgggg
Proteins encoded in this window:
- the LOC114384103 gene encoding cation/H(+) antiporter 20-like, with protein sequence MPTLESVASIGLLFSLFLVGLELDLHSIRWSGRKAFCIVPVGISLPFICGIGVAVILRKIVDGADKARFLQFLVFMGVALSIIAFPMLMRIIAELKLLTTRMGETAMAAVAFNDVVAWILLALAGDGGGHKIPLVFVWVLLSGLGFVVFMIVVIQPVMKVVSCKGENDTVDEIYVCLTLAGVLVYDFVTDLIGIHSIFGAFEFGLTVPKNGSFVRRLMERIEDFVLGLLLLLYFASSRLKTDVTTIHSGAAWGLLCLVIFTACARKILGTFMVAMFCMIPARESLTLVVLMNTKGMVDIDFEKEPIGTGKDGMHHQAIQ